From the genome of Ctenopharyngodon idella isolate HZGC_01 chromosome 23, HZGC01, whole genome shotgun sequence, one region includes:
- the snx7 gene encoding sorting nexin-7 isoform X1: protein MSGPVVDNAVPTGNSSVAIPTDISGQILDLDEDDDLEVFSKDMTLTEGSSFSASMQTSPASMINQYKFEEEEEDASTKDIFVTVDNPESLVTAIETYITYRVVTKTTRSEFDASEFEVRRRYQDFLWLKGRLEEAHPTLIVHPLPEKFVMKGMVERFNEDFIETRRKALHRFLNKIAEHPIFSSTEDFKIFLTAGELTSHKKQGPGFLSRMGETVKAVAATVRGVRNRPEEFTDMQEYVEAFSQKISSLDKVTQRIVREQKEYLEELKECGPMYTLWSQSEEELAEPLTSMASCLDSCCKETEDRVKQINDHLIPALHEYVLCTETLKAVLRRRDNIQADFEAKTEALATKKADRDTESKVLSLAWDSLVGRSPEEVKQQKQQKLKAEIKEMRDELDKTEDRLEWANNALKSDWTRWQKVMRTDLRSAFIDTAERNVSYYEKCLAVWESFLHSQRTDAEGNAKDDCS, encoded by the exons ATGAGTGGACCTGTCGTCGACAACGCCGTGCCAACGGGCAATTCTTCGGTTGCGATTCCGACAGACATCAGCGGGCAAATATTAGATCTAGATGAAGACGATGACTTGGAAGTTTTCAGTAAG GATATGACTCTCACAGAGGGAAGCTCTTTCAGCGCCTCCATGCAGACCTCCCCTGCTTCAATGATCAACCAGTACAAGTTtgaggaagaagaggaagacGCCAGCACCAAAGATATTTTTGTCACAGTCGATAACCCAGAGAGTCTTGTGACGGCTATTGAGACATACATAACCTATCGGGTCGTGACCAAG ACCACACGGAGCGAGTTTGACGCGAGTGAGTTTGAGGTGCGAAGGCGATACCAAGACTTCCTGTGGTTGAAGGGACGTCTGGAAGAGGCTCATCCCACGCTCATTGTTCAT CCACTGCCTGAGAAGTTTGTGATGAAAGGAATGGTGGAGAGATTTAACGAAGATTTCATTGAGACGAGGAGGAAGGCGCTGCACAGATTTCTGAACAAGATAGCAGAACATCCAATTTTCTCCAGCACTGAGGATTTTAAGATCTTTCTCACAGCAGGG GAGTTAACCTCTCATAAGAAACAGGGTCCAGGTTTTCTGAGTCGGATGGGGGAGACGGTGAAAGCTGTCGCTGCTACAGTCAGAGGGGTCCGAAACCGGCCTGAGGAGTTCACTGACATGCAGGAGTACGTGGAGGCCTTCAGTCAGAAGATCAGCTCGCTCGATAAAGTTACTCAAAGAATCGTCAGAGAGCAGAAAG agTACCTGGAGGAGCTGAAGGAGTGTGGGCCGATGTACACGCTGTGGTCACAATCAGAGGAGGAGCTGGCCGAGCCCCTGACGAGCATGGCAAGCTGTCTGGACAGTTGCTGCAAGGAGACAGAGGATCGGGTCAAACAGATTAATGATCATCTGATTCCAGCTCTTCATGAGTACGTCCTCTGCACTGAGACGCTCAAG GCGGTGCTAAGGAGGCGAGACAACATCCAGGCGGATTTCGAAGCGAAGACTGAAGCTCTTGCCACGAAGAAGGCCGACAGGGATACG GAATCTAAGGTGCTGAGTTTAGCATGGGACAGCTTGGTGGGACGATCCCCCGAGGAGGTCAAACAGCAGAAACAGCAGAAACTTAAGGCCGAGATTAAGGAG ATGAGAGATGAGCTGGACAAGACGGAGGACCGGCTGGAGTGGGCGAATAATGCACTCAAGAGCGACTGGACCCGCTGGCAGAAGGTCATGAGAACTGACCTACGATCAGCCTTCATCGACACAGCAGAGAGGAACGTCAGCTACTATGAAAAG TGTTTGGCTGTATGGGAGTCGTTCTTGCATTCTCAAAGGACAGACGCTGAAGGGAATGCAAAGGATGACTGTTCCTAA
- the snx7 gene encoding sorting nexin-7 isoform X2, producing the protein MSGPVVDNAVPTGNSSVAIPTDISGQILDLDEDDDLEVFSKDMTLTEGSSFSASMQTSPASMINQYKFEEEEEDASTKDIFVTVDNPESLVTAIETYITYRVVTKTTRSEFDASEFEVRRRYQDFLWLKGRLEEAHPTLIVHPLPEKFVMKGMVERFNEDFIETRRKALHRFLNKIAEHPIFSSTEDFKIFLTAGELTSHKKQGPGFLSRMGETVKAVAATVRGVRNRPEEFTDMQEYVEAFSQKISSLDKVTQRIVREQKEYLEELKECGPMYTLWSQSEEELAEPLTSMASCLDSCCKETEDRVKQINDHLIPALHEYVLCTETLKAVLRRRDNIQADFEAKTEALATKKADRDTMRDELDKTEDRLEWANNALKSDWTRWQKVMRTDLRSAFIDTAERNVSYYEKCLAVWESFLHSQRTDAEGNAKDDCS; encoded by the exons ATGAGTGGACCTGTCGTCGACAACGCCGTGCCAACGGGCAATTCTTCGGTTGCGATTCCGACAGACATCAGCGGGCAAATATTAGATCTAGATGAAGACGATGACTTGGAAGTTTTCAGTAAG GATATGACTCTCACAGAGGGAAGCTCTTTCAGCGCCTCCATGCAGACCTCCCCTGCTTCAATGATCAACCAGTACAAGTTtgaggaagaagaggaagacGCCAGCACCAAAGATATTTTTGTCACAGTCGATAACCCAGAGAGTCTTGTGACGGCTATTGAGACATACATAACCTATCGGGTCGTGACCAAG ACCACACGGAGCGAGTTTGACGCGAGTGAGTTTGAGGTGCGAAGGCGATACCAAGACTTCCTGTGGTTGAAGGGACGTCTGGAAGAGGCTCATCCCACGCTCATTGTTCAT CCACTGCCTGAGAAGTTTGTGATGAAAGGAATGGTGGAGAGATTTAACGAAGATTTCATTGAGACGAGGAGGAAGGCGCTGCACAGATTTCTGAACAAGATAGCAGAACATCCAATTTTCTCCAGCACTGAGGATTTTAAGATCTTTCTCACAGCAGGG GAGTTAACCTCTCATAAGAAACAGGGTCCAGGTTTTCTGAGTCGGATGGGGGAGACGGTGAAAGCTGTCGCTGCTACAGTCAGAGGGGTCCGAAACCGGCCTGAGGAGTTCACTGACATGCAGGAGTACGTGGAGGCCTTCAGTCAGAAGATCAGCTCGCTCGATAAAGTTACTCAAAGAATCGTCAGAGAGCAGAAAG agTACCTGGAGGAGCTGAAGGAGTGTGGGCCGATGTACACGCTGTGGTCACAATCAGAGGAGGAGCTGGCCGAGCCCCTGACGAGCATGGCAAGCTGTCTGGACAGTTGCTGCAAGGAGACAGAGGATCGGGTCAAACAGATTAATGATCATCTGATTCCAGCTCTTCATGAGTACGTCCTCTGCACTGAGACGCTCAAG GCGGTGCTAAGGAGGCGAGACAACATCCAGGCGGATTTCGAAGCGAAGACTGAAGCTCTTGCCACGAAGAAGGCCGACAGGGATACG ATGAGAGATGAGCTGGACAAGACGGAGGACCGGCTGGAGTGGGCGAATAATGCACTCAAGAGCGACTGGACCCGCTGGCAGAAGGTCATGAGAACTGACCTACGATCAGCCTTCATCGACACAGCAGAGAGGAACGTCAGCTACTATGAAAAG TGTTTGGCTGTATGGGAGTCGTTCTTGCATTCTCAAAGGACAGACGCTGAAGGGAATGCAAAGGATGACTGTTCCTAA